A window of Numenius arquata chromosome 6, bNumArq3.hap1.1, whole genome shotgun sequence contains these coding sequences:
- the CYP46A1 gene encoding cholesterol 24-hydroxylase: MEGLWAAAGLLLALALLAFGLLCCYVKWIHAKYDHIPGPPRVSFLFGHLPIFWRMLKNEQFMHDLLLQWAEKYGPIVRVNAFHRVSVMILTPEGVKEFLMSPQYPKDRMVYSRISNLFGERFIGNGLVTVCDHEHWHKQRRIMDPAFSRSYLIGLVETFNEKAEEFMEKLEEKADGKTEFSMLTMMNRVTMDIIGKVAFGLELNALSNDQMPLPHAVRMVLEGMTKARMPLLRYMPGKQKLVKEVKESVKLLRHVAKECIDQRRKDIQNGKEATLDILTQILKGDALEETRDDENILDNFITFFVAGHETTANQLSFTVMALAQHPDILERVQAEVDEVLGAKRDIDYEDLGKLKYLSQVLKESLRLYPPVAGTLRWTDKERIVDGIRIPANTTLIFSTYIMGRLERYFKDPLTFDPDRFSKDAPKPYYCYFPFSLGPRSCIGQVFAQMEAKVVMAKLLQRFEFQLVPGQSFEFVEAGTIRPLDGVICKLKPRSPARDCQA, translated from the exons ATGGAGGGGTTGTGGGCCGCGGCGGGGCTCCTTCTggccctcgccctgctggccttCGGCCTGCTCTGCTGCTACGTGAAATGGATCCACGCCAAGTACGACCACATCCCCGGCCCCCCGCGGGTGAG ctttttattTGGACATCTGCCGATCTTCTGGAGAATGCTGAAAAATGAGCAGTTTATGCATGATCTCCTCCTGCAGTG GGCAGAGAAATATGGACCTATTGTACGGGTGAATGCCTTCCACAGAGTCTCAGTAATGATTCTGACTCCTGAAGGAGTGAAG GAGTTCTTGATGTCACCACAGTACCCAAAGGATCGGATGGTGTATAGTCGTATCTCCAACTTATTTGGTGAGAG GTTTATAGGGAATGGCTTGGTAACTGTTTGCGACCATGAGCATTGGCACAAGCAGCGGAGGATAATGGATCCAGCTTTCAGCCGAAG CTACCTGATTGGTCTGGTGGaaacttttaatgaaaaagcaGAGGAGTTCATGGAGAAGCTAGAGGAAAAGGCAGATGGAAAAACTGAGTTTAGCATGCTGACGATGATGAACCGGGTGACTATGGATATCATTGGAAAG GTAGCCTTTGGCTTGGAATTAAATGCACTGAGCAACGACCAGATGCCTTTACCACATGCTGTGCGCATGGTTTTGGAGGGAATGACCAAGGCGCGCATGCCCCTCCTGCGG TACATGCCAGGGAAACAGAAGCTGGTAAAGGAGGTCAAGGAGAGTGTGAAGCTGCTGCGGCATGTGGCGAAGGAGTGCATTGACCAGAGGAGAAAGGACATCCAGAACGGGAAGGAAGCCACGCTGGATATTCTTACGCAGATACTGAAAGGAGACG CTCTGGAGGAAACTAGAGATGATGAAAACATTCTGGATAACTTTATCACTTTCTTTGTTGCGG GTCATGAAACCACCGCCAATCAGCTGTCATTTACAGTAATGGCACTGGCTCAGCATCCTGATATACTGGAAAG GGTTCAGGCCGAAGTGGATGAAGTTCTTGGAGCCAAGAGAGACATTGACTATGAGGATCTTGGCAAACTCAAATACTTATCGCAG GTTTTGAAGGAATCACTGCGGCTGTACCCGCCTGTCGCAGGGACATTACGCTGGACGGATAAGGAGCGTATTGTTGATGGCATCAGAATTCCTGCAAACACAACACTCATT TTCAGCACTTACATAATGGGAAGGCTGGAAAGGTATTTTAAGGATCCACTCACTTTCGATCCAGACCGATTTAGCAAAGATGCACCTAA GCCATATTACTGCTATTTTCCGTTCTCTCTGGGACCCCGATCCTGCATCGGGCAGGTGTTTGCACAG atGGAGGCGAAAGTGGTGATGGCAAAATTGCTGCAGAGGTTTGAATTCCAGCTGGTACCAGGGCAGAGTTTTGAATTTGTGGAGGCTGGAACCATTAGGCCACTAGATGGAGTAATATGTAAATTAAAGCCAAGGAGCCCTGCGAGAGACTGCCAGGCGTGA
- the LOC141465977 gene encoding extracellular tyrosine-protein kinase PKDCC-like has translation MAAAAAAAGRARRGARLSAVALLALLLALLALLALPAGRGGDGQPGSPPLPLPPGLREELRQRRRDLRRLAAGGGGEEEATGGLGCGDLRLATGVSLLGWGFTKVVARAALAGGGAVALKSVHGSGREVRQCVERYGEPAGCRRLAAYKLLKEVRLLQRLQHPGIVQLHGQCYDNSGDAEIRVTAMLELGSPLEMIQLLQTPWEERFKICLSLVKLLFYLAHSPLGSIVLLDFQPRQFVMVDGNLKVTDMDDASTEELSCKEDNDCTLNFPTKSFPLKCSAVGKCEGINEKRNLFNAYRYFFTYLLPHSAPPVLRPFLSDILNATGDLRYGINETLKAFEKVLHLYKSGLYLQKRPLLLKDYISLKGFRTVEGEDYKCWPSYSHLGCLLSVHSAEEAAAICNSQSQCQSFIITQQRTWTGRPLALFQSSLTDLIPDANAVVYIKRSASSGKRL, from the exons atggcggcggcggcggcggcggcggggcgggcgcggcggggcgcccGGCTGAGCGCGGTGgccctgctggccctgctgctggccctgtTAGCCCTGCTGGCCCTGCCGGCCGGCCGCGGCGGTGACGGGCAGCCGggctccccgccgctcccgctgCCGCCGGGTTTGCGGGAGGAGCTGCGGCAGAGGCGGCGCGACCTGCGGCGtttggcggcgggcggcggcggggaggaggaggcgacGGGCGGGCTGGGCTGCGGCGACCTGAGGCTGGCGACCGGCGTCAGCCTGCTGGGCTGGGGCTTCACCAAGGTGGTGGCCCGGGCGGCgctggcgggcggcggggcggtggCCCTCAAGTCGGTGCACGGTTCGGGGCGGGAGGTGCGGCAGTGCGTGGAGCGGTACGGGGAGCCGGCGGGGTGCCGCCGCCTGGCCGCTTacaagctgctgaaggaggtgAGGCTGCTGCAGCGCCTGCAGCATCCCGGCATCGTCCAG CTGCACGGTCAATGCTATGATAATAGCGGAGATGCTGAAATACGGGTCACAGCTATGCTGGAGCTGGGATCCCCCCTGGAGATGATTCAGCTTCTGCAGACCCCCTGGGAGGAGAGATttaaa ATTTGCCTGAGTCTTGTGAAACTGCTGTTTTACTTGGCACATTCCCCCCTGGGTTCAATAGTCCTCTTGGATTTCCAGCCGAGGCAGTTTGTTATGGTGGATGGAAACCTAAAAGTGACAGACATGGATGATGCCAGCACCGAGGAGCTCTCATGCAAGGAGGATAATGACTGCACACTCAACTTCCCTACAAAAAGCTTCCCTCTCAAATGCTCTGCGGTTGGGAAATGTGAAGGAATAAATGAAAAGAGGAATCTTTTCAATGCGTATCG gtattttttcACCTATCTTTTGCCACACTCTGCACCACCGGTTTTGCGGCCCTTTTTGAGTGATATTCTAAATGCAACAG gTGATTTACGATATGGAATAAATGAAACcctgaaagcttttgaaaaagttTTACATTTGTACAAGTCTGGGCTCTATCTGCAGAAAAGGCCTCTTCTTTTAAAAG ACTACATCTCCTTAAAGGGCTTCCGAACGGTGGAAGGAGAAGACTACAAGTGCTGGCCCTCCTACAGCCACCTGGGATGCCTGCTCTCTGTTCACAGCGCCGAAGAAGCTGCTGCAATTTGTAACTCCCAATCGCAGTGTCAGAGCTTTATCATCACCCAGCAGAGGACATGGACAG